The proteins below come from a single Chryseobacterium bernardetii genomic window:
- a CDS encoding T6SS immunity protein Tdi1 domain-containing protein, with protein MFEKFIEEYGNIEHKVELPNDHLEQVKSFLPDELFSFISNGAGSYMDSFFWVVDPVQFDPILKEIYVPVHEPSICFARDAFGGLYSYEGGSVIYIDIRHGVSKVIGRKVNVLFNSIMTDWEYFSQELLLDNYEPAKERLGKVESDECYGYVPILGLGGPEKVENLQKVKLREHLSIVAQALGKIE; from the coding sequence ATGTTTGAAAAATTTATTGAAGAATACGGAAATATTGAGCATAAAGTCGAGTTGCCAAATGATCACCTTGAACAAGTAAAAAGCTTTTTACCGGATGAGCTTTTCAGTTTTATTTCGAACGGTGCAGGAAGTTATATGGATAGTTTTTTTTGGGTAGTTGATCCGGTGCAATTTGATCCTATTTTAAAGGAAATTTATGTTCCTGTCCACGAACCATCAATTTGTTTTGCTAGGGATGCTTTTGGGGGATTATATTCGTATGAGGGTGGAAGTGTGATTTATATTGACATCCGTCATGGCGTTTCAAAGGTGATTGGAAGAAAAGTTAATGTTTTGTTCAATTCGATAATGACTGATTGGGAATATTTCTCTCAAGAATTATTATTAGATAATTACGAACCAGCGAAAGAAAGACTTGGAAAAGTTGAATCAGATGAATGTTATGGTTACGTGCCTATTCTAGGGCTCGGGGGACCGGAAAAAGTAGAAAATTTACAAAAAGTTAAATTAAGAGAGCATTTATCCATCGTTGCACAAGCTTTAGGCAAGATCGAATAA
- a CDS encoding T6SS immunity protein Tdi1 domain-containing protein, with protein MFEEFFKQYPDYTIQEKPTNETIEKYQNHLPEVLITFWKEYGFGSFMDGYLKVVNPDEFANILDDSYSPVYQNPIVMFATGLSDLIIWENSHTVLLDYRHGISKVLESGLKYLFEDLTDSSYIDSDLSGKNFVAAKKRLGDLNFEESFGYVPLLGLGGAEKSENLDKVNLKVHISLIAQTVGKIE; from the coding sequence ATGTTTGAAGAATTTTTTAAACAGTATCCTGATTACACAATACAGGAAAAACCTACGAATGAAACCATTGAAAAGTATCAGAATCATTTACCAGAAGTGCTAATTACTTTCTGGAAAGAGTATGGTTTTGGATCTTTTATGGACGGCTATTTAAAAGTTGTAAATCCTGATGAATTTGCTAATATTCTAGATGATTCTTATAGCCCGGTCTATCAAAATCCGATTGTTATGTTTGCAACTGGTTTGTCAGACTTGATTATTTGGGAGAATAGTCATACTGTTTTACTAGATTATCGGCACGGGATATCTAAAGTATTAGAATCAGGATTAAAATATTTATTTGAAGATTTAACAGATTCATCTTATATTGATTCGGATCTTTCAGGGAAGAATTTTGTAGCGGCCAAAAAAAGACTAGGTGATTTAAATTTTGAGGAATCGTTTGGCTACGTTCCATTACTGGGATTAGGAGGTGCTGAAAAATCTGAAAATTTGGATAAAGTTAATTTAAAAGTACACATTTCTCTGATAGCACAGACTGTGGGTAAAATTGAGTAA
- a CDS encoding polymorphic toxin type 15 domain-containing protein, which produces MAKKYVPEGAFLACDKGTSPSTLRVSFNKNTTIYAVPMATEADKLPFFHLKPMGLCTCPAKWATGVTCLPTTLQWDNPKDGVKINGNRMLLEDSTCNCIFGGKISIFFDRASAVAYGIGEGKMPSDYIKEGFDWLEQKTKENRAERDKMIPDWMKPIAGAKDWFDDLGTGLVEGAVNGVVGLGEVIYQVGQDPVGTAEALGGMVKEGYEATTKGLNEAYKWSTTPGNLEKAANSTWDWASKEENWDKLGNDIVKGAQDTGEWIAKNPRKIGTTVGEFIPDAVAAVYTAGGSVAATAGKTALKEGAEVVVEKTVKEVAEAGAEKAGKEALEAGAKRGIAETLEQLAKKEADDIAAVVTRSMLPKFKLTNPFLKNLEHDLDEFIRQLKGQQEGLNKLSVDDFLKNRDEYLKNGRSAEGSAAQKRFREEAHSNKVREFRDQGFTREEAKKKADEFMQDKAALHDPDQIAGGFGDKVTGLGDKRVNSSLGSQWKTRIDELDKSVRDAAEKMSEAERKSTYLNVHLYP; this is translated from the coding sequence ATGGCAAAAAAGTATGTGCCAGAGGGTGCTTTTCTCGCCTGCGATAAAGGAACGAGCCCATCGACATTACGGGTTAGCTTTAACAAAAATACGACTATTTATGCGGTGCCAATGGCAACCGAAGCAGATAAGTTGCCTTTCTTTCACCTTAAACCAATGGGACTTTGTACCTGTCCTGCAAAATGGGCTACGGGTGTAACCTGTTTACCTACTACCTTGCAATGGGATAATCCGAAGGATGGTGTAAAAATTAATGGAAACAGGATGCTTCTAGAAGATTCTACCTGCAATTGTATTTTTGGAGGTAAGATCAGTATATTTTTTGATAGGGCTTCCGCCGTTGCTTATGGTATAGGAGAAGGGAAGATGCCCAGCGATTACATCAAAGAAGGATTTGACTGGCTTGAACAAAAAACAAAAGAAAATCGAGCTGAAAGGGATAAGATGATTCCTGACTGGATGAAACCTATTGCAGGGGCTAAGGATTGGTTTGATGATCTTGGAACGGGATTAGTTGAAGGGGCGGTGAATGGAGTAGTCGGGCTTGGGGAAGTAATCTATCAGGTTGGGCAAGACCCGGTAGGTACTGCCGAAGCTTTAGGAGGAATGGTGAAAGAGGGGTATGAGGCGACTACTAAAGGACTTAATGAGGCATACAAATGGAGTACGACACCGGGGAATCTAGAAAAAGCAGCAAATTCAACATGGGATTGGGCTTCCAAGGAAGAGAATTGGGACAAGCTTGGAAATGATATTGTCAAGGGAGCTCAGGATACGGGCGAATGGATCGCTAAAAATCCTCGGAAGATCGGTACTACAGTTGGAGAATTTATACCAGATGCTGTTGCAGCTGTGTACACTGCTGGTGGCTCGGTGGCAGCTACCGCAGGTAAGACAGCATTAAAAGAAGGTGCAGAAGTCGTTGTTGAAAAAACTGTAAAGGAAGTTGCCGAGGCTGGAGCTGAAAAAGCGGGTAAAGAAGCATTGGAAGCTGGTGCAAAAAGGGGTATAGCAGAAACCTTAGAGCAATTAGCAAAGAAAGAAGCGGATGATATAGCAGCTGTAGTGACAAGAAGTATGCTACCCAAATTTAAGTTAACAAATCCATTTTTAAAAAATCTAGAGCATGATTTAGATGAGTTCATCCGACAATTAAAAGGACAACAAGAAGGTTTAAATAAACTAAGTGTAGACGATTTTTTGAAGAATAGGGATGAATATTTAAAAAATGGAAGATCAGCAGAAGGTAGTGCAGCTCAGAAAAGATTTAGAGAGGAAGCACATAGCAATAAGGTGAGAGAATTTAGAGATCAAGGCTTCACCAGAGAGGAAGCGAAGAAGAAAGCTGATGAATTTATGCAGGATAAGGCAGCACTGCATGACCCTGATCAGATTGCTGGTGGCTTTGGTGATAAAGTTACTGGTCTAGGTGATAAGAGAGTTAATTCCAGTCTTGGAAGTCAATGGAAAACACGGATAGACGAATTGGATAAAAGTGTCAGAGATGCGGCAGAAAAAATGTCTGAGGCAGAGAGGAAAAGTACTTATTTGAATGTTCATTTATACCCGTAA
- a CDS encoding type VI secretion system Vgr family protein: MFQQEDNLSSKGIDSSKKNVLDSLSDVNLDDVTKIPGPQKEYLKQAKNITDTGRQFLNQPLLPNVPTTLKEKVWAKQPTSKIFNAAGIPENAIAGINRVVKLDIFVDGKEIKYFKHFKLTQSAVKHHEFELTLAHDTLGAVENHNLEEAQNFLGKRITIVFKYKDVDNSPERNFVGVITEVGFSQEKGSLGNLVMTGYSPTILLDAAPHIQSFGGSKPISLNSIASEVIKEGLGADKFDFRVDSRYGNVPYSCQYEETHYNYLARMAEAYGEQFFYDGEVLHFGQLPPQEKPVVLTYGSNLTDVKIKMKAQHVNPTFYGYNSSKDEKFAGGKSKIDHKSDIAKRAYEISERTFQTPSLRVAPIKAATFMDIDASQKGTAGSKASEVFVTSGNTTVPFLHPGCIADIEMRKADSSETSYFTKLMLIEVTHEVDARGYYYGSFQAIASDTGFIPRPEFVVPTAEPQFGKVMSNTDPLNQGRVQVQLDWQRGKDSTEFIRVMSPDAGSSDKVSKNRGFMSVPEVGDQVIVNFVHLHPDRPFVMGGMFHGKVGAGGGEGNNVMSFSGRSGAELKFHNGAGSMNLQDQGGANMHFDGAGNATTNAKTAHSVNAGSNSSINVGGKKNAPPQSLLNMDAAGNITLDGKTSITFQVGGNKIVIDKKGITGTVTNGNISFDATAGTFTIHSNGNMDIKTDADLAVDSKSSKINSSGPTNITGADVEINKG, translated from the coding sequence ATGTTTCAACAAGAAGATAATCTCTCCAGTAAAGGAATAGATTCATCCAAGAAAAACGTTTTGGATTCGTTAAGTGACGTCAATTTAGATGACGTTACTAAAATTCCGGGTCCACAAAAAGAGTATCTTAAACAAGCAAAAAATATAACCGACACGGGGCGGCAGTTTCTGAATCAGCCATTATTACCAAATGTCCCCACCACTCTCAAGGAAAAAGTTTGGGCAAAACAGCCTACTTCCAAAATATTTAATGCAGCAGGGATTCCTGAAAATGCAATTGCAGGTATCAATAGGGTAGTGAAGCTCGATATTTTTGTCGATGGAAAAGAAATCAAATATTTTAAGCACTTTAAACTTACCCAAAGCGCTGTGAAGCACCATGAGTTTGAGCTTACACTTGCTCACGATACCTTAGGAGCAGTGGAAAATCACAATCTGGAAGAGGCGCAAAATTTTCTAGGAAAAAGAATAACAATTGTCTTTAAATACAAAGATGTAGATAATAGCCCTGAAAGAAATTTTGTAGGAGTTATTACAGAAGTAGGTTTTAGTCAGGAAAAAGGAAGTCTGGGCAATCTTGTCATGACAGGCTATAGCCCCACAATATTATTGGATGCGGCGCCACATATCCAAAGTTTCGGCGGATCAAAACCTATCAGTCTAAATAGTATAGCAAGTGAAGTCATCAAAGAAGGCTTAGGCGCCGACAAATTTGATTTCAGGGTTGATTCCCGCTACGGAAATGTACCCTATAGTTGTCAGTACGAGGAGACACATTATAACTATCTGGCTAGAATGGCAGAAGCTTATGGTGAACAATTTTTCTATGATGGTGAAGTCCTTCATTTTGGACAGTTACCACCGCAGGAAAAACCTGTTGTACTTACTTATGGCAGCAATCTGACTGATGTGAAAATCAAAATGAAAGCCCAGCACGTAAATCCAACATTTTATGGTTATAACAGCAGTAAAGATGAAAAGTTCGCTGGTGGAAAAAGCAAAATTGACCATAAATCAGATATTGCCAAAAGAGCATATGAGATTTCTGAGCGGACTTTTCAAACACCATCTTTACGTGTTGCCCCTATAAAAGCTGCAACCTTTATGGATATTGACGCATCGCAGAAAGGTACTGCCGGGAGCAAAGCGTCGGAAGTTTTTGTCACCTCAGGAAATACGACGGTTCCGTTTCTTCATCCTGGCTGTATAGCGGATATCGAGATGAGAAAAGCTGATAGTAGCGAAACTTCATACTTTACAAAACTGATGCTTATTGAAGTGACGCACGAAGTTGATGCTCGTGGTTACTACTATGGTTCATTTCAGGCAATTGCATCCGATACAGGATTCATTCCAAGACCGGAATTTGTTGTTCCCACTGCGGAACCACAATTTGGGAAAGTAATGTCAAATACAGATCCACTCAATCAAGGGCGCGTGCAGGTGCAACTGGACTGGCAACGTGGAAAAGATTCAACTGAATTTATCCGTGTAATGTCTCCCGATGCGGGTAGTAGCGATAAGGTCAGCAAAAACCGTGGCTTTATGTCTGTGCCAGAAGTGGGGGATCAGGTTATTGTAAATTTTGTCCATCTGCATCCCGATCGGCCATTTGTTATGGGAGGCATGTTTCATGGAAAAGTTGGCGCAGGTGGTGGTGAAGGGAATAATGTAATGAGTTTCAGTGGTAGAAGTGGAGCAGAATTAAAATTTCATAATGGTGCAGGTTCTATGAACCTACAGGATCAGGGCGGAGCAAACATGCATTTCGACGGAGCGGGAAATGCCACAACAAATGCAAAAACAGCCCATAGTGTTAATGCTGGTAGCAATAGTTCCATTAATGTCGGCGGTAAAAAAAATGCACCGCCACAATCTCTCTTAAATATGGACGCAGCAGGTAATATTACGCTTGACGGCAAGACAAGTATAACCTTTCAGGTTGGCGGAAATAAAATTGTCATCGACAAAAAGGGGATTACTGGAACAGTTACCAATGGAAACATCAGTTTCGATGCGACAGCAGGAACATTTACTATTCATAGTAATGGCAACATGGATATCAAGACCGATGCTGACTTAGCTGTTGATAGCAAATCTTCCAAGATCAATTCAAGTGGGCCGACCAATATTACAGGGGCAGATGTAGAAATTAATAAGGGATAA
- a CDS encoding helix-turn-helix domain-containing protein: MFSENDFRALPFIRKYIAEAKKDKDYDKLYQGYADGVEFSADRTEKLKFADSTIIAAKLSHKQALVSSAYLEKGVVYYFHFKKYQLALNEFLIAVQYAPKDTDPYYQNRLNYLIGVVKSYIGHYDEALPIFIKTRNHFASELKKQQDPNILYDSRRGNYNSLHQMAICYRNMGKFSLADSIVSIGLTEIGSTREHRQESGYFIKEKGISEFRKKEFSTAIASLIASSVALSKINDFSWLAVNYSYLGKSYLELGDEPHALRNFEKVDSIFQKHGFIVPEVRDTYELLIDHYKANNGIEKQLYYTNQLLKVDSVLFRDFNYLSKKISKEYDTRLLKEDKKRLEDKSIRDRVAQWGLGTVAVTLAATMLFYKRREKRIRKKYDILEQKIKARDSANMAIKIEEKQDGNKLEIDPKVIEEILHKLQDFEDKGGFRENGITQHKLADKFDTNHFYLSQIVNEYKGMNFTKYLIDLRIKYITDKLYNDPEYRKYKIETLAEECGMGSRNHFSKLFKEINGIGPADFIKRRKYDLDLDQNLAIEAVSQ, from the coding sequence GTGTTCTCAGAGAATGATTTCAGGGCACTTCCATTCATACGTAAGTACATTGCTGAAGCAAAAAAGGATAAGGATTATGATAAATTGTATCAGGGATATGCAGACGGTGTCGAATTCTCTGCTGATCGTACTGAAAAACTTAAATTTGCAGACAGTACAATCATTGCCGCCAAATTATCCCACAAACAGGCGTTAGTAAGTTCTGCATACCTCGAAAAGGGAGTTGTTTACTATTTCCATTTTAAAAAATACCAATTGGCATTAAATGAGTTTCTTATAGCAGTTCAGTATGCTCCAAAAGATACAGATCCCTATTATCAGAACCGGCTAAATTATCTGATCGGAGTTGTCAAAAGCTATATAGGCCACTACGATGAGGCATTGCCCATTTTTATAAAGACACGGAACCATTTTGCGTCAGAGCTAAAGAAACAGCAAGATCCTAATATTCTATACGATTCTAGGAGAGGTAACTATAATAGTCTTCATCAGATGGCTATTTGTTATCGAAATATGGGAAAATTTTCACTAGCCGATTCTATTGTTAGCATTGGACTTACAGAAATCGGTTCTACCCGCGAACATAGGCAGGAATCGGGATATTTTATAAAAGAGAAAGGAATTTCCGAGTTTCGGAAGAAGGAATTTTCAACTGCTATCGCCTCACTTATCGCTTCATCAGTAGCACTTTCGAAAATTAATGATTTTTCATGGTTAGCTGTAAACTATTCATATTTGGGGAAATCCTATCTTGAATTGGGGGATGAACCCCATGCTTTAAGAAACTTTGAAAAAGTCGATTCCATTTTTCAGAAGCATGGTTTCATTGTTCCCGAAGTTCGGGATACCTATGAACTTTTGATTGATCATTACAAAGCAAATAATGGCATAGAGAAGCAATTATATTATACCAATCAGCTTTTAAAAGTAGATAGCGTCTTATTCAGAGATTTCAATTATCTGTCCAAAAAGATAAGCAAGGAGTATGATACACGTTTACTGAAAGAAGATAAGAAGCGACTTGAAGATAAATCCATAAGAGACAGAGTGGCCCAATGGGGATTAGGAACAGTCGCAGTCACTTTAGCTGCTACCATGCTGTTTTATAAACGAAGAGAAAAAAGAATCCGAAAGAAATATGACATTCTGGAGCAAAAGATCAAAGCTAGAGATAGCGCTAATATGGCAATTAAAATAGAAGAAAAGCAAGATGGCAATAAACTTGAAATTGACCCAAAAGTTATAGAAGAAATACTGCATAAATTACAGGACTTTGAGGATAAGGGAGGGTTTAGGGAGAATGGGATTACACAGCATAAATTGGCGGATAAATTTGATACTAATCATTTCTATCTGTCACAGATCGTGAACGAATACAAAGGCATGAATTTCACTAAATACCTCATAGATTTAAGGATCAAATATATAACTGATAAACTCTATAATGACCCGGAATACCGAAAATATAAGATCGAAACACTTGCGGAAGAATGTGGCATGGGCTCAAGAAATCATTTTTCGAAACTTTTCAAAGAAATCAATGGAATAGGACCAGCAGATTTCATAAAAAGACGTAAATATGATTTAGATCTGGATCAGAATCTTGCCATTGAAGCAGTTTCCCAATAA
- a CDS encoding MauE/DoxX family redox-associated membrane protein: MWAYTFVSKVLDFDTFRRQINGAYLLSSFALPLPYFLQLLHLSLVILLLKKSWRKIGLITSLSVLLLYTGYLIYILKFAPSIPCSCISLYRGLNWNDQLWINLAVLTLNIIGLIMFS; the protein is encoded by the coding sequence ATGTGGGCATATACATTTGTCAGTAAGGTCCTTGATTTTGACACTTTCAGAAGGCAGATCAATGGTGCATATCTATTATCGTCTTTTGCATTACCGCTGCCTTACTTTTTACAACTACTGCATTTGTCACTTGTGATACTGCTGCTGAAGAAGTCGTGGAGGAAAATAGGACTTATAACCTCGCTATCTGTCCTGCTGTTATATACAGGATATCTCATCTACATCTTAAAGTTTGCGCCAAGCATACCATGTTCATGTATTTCGCTTTATAGGGGGTTGAACTGGAATGATCAACTGTGGATTAATCTTGCGGTGCTGACGCTAAATATCATTGGTCTGATCATGTTTTCGTAG
- a CDS encoding TlpA family protein disulfide reductase, giving the protein MKKILFSTMLYLLMVQFSIAQKRTVLNIKFENFKDSVIRLSFPIFDGKFALYSAQEYVLERKDGNFHFDFPLKETTTVCIYSNMVGGLLFVPGTFNIIVNPGDSLNLTLRDNKSGLNNMEITGKGAEKLLMTKEVTKIMFSSKFSKKPYHKQNITERYLEVDRSLDIIDSIFNRHPKKNTRDFRLAKAQLVNQTLDAIMSQSIQQYNDSVATLFNQFIKQKKRITPLLDSLTLDYFGGLHVLPAYISLSNMHQLGPRYDLFRYNYPLEYASLVKKEFGNISYVNDYLLSDNAISTFRENWYGQKSKDIYKFYVANVNKNNPHFQNVLNEYKTLEDVLQHGKPFYNFNLPDTNGVYHSLKELKGKVVILDFWFTGCGACKTMVSELKKIEPSLKHEKIQFVSISVDQKIPVWKRGIGIFSIKSALQLYTEGRRYDHPIIKFAKVGAYPTLIVLDKQGRIVGIPPHPGKDPDGFKEYIKKCLK; this is encoded by the coding sequence ATGAAAAAAATATTATTTAGTACTATGCTGTATTTACTTATGGTACAGTTTTCCATTGCTCAAAAAAGAACCGTTCTAAATATAAAGTTTGAAAATTTTAAAGATTCTGTTATTCGATTATCGTTTCCAATCTTTGATGGCAAATTTGCCTTATATAGTGCACAGGAGTATGTCTTGGAAAGAAAAGACGGCAATTTCCATTTTGATTTTCCACTGAAAGAAACTACAACAGTATGCATTTATTCAAATATGGTCGGAGGTCTTTTATTTGTCCCAGGAACTTTCAATATTATTGTCAATCCTGGGGACAGTCTAAACTTGACCCTTCGGGATAATAAATCGGGATTAAATAATATGGAAATAACCGGTAAGGGTGCGGAAAAATTACTCATGACAAAAGAAGTTACAAAAATAATGTTTTCAAGTAAATTTTCTAAAAAACCTTACCATAAACAAAATATTACAGAAAGATATCTGGAAGTGGATAGATCACTTGATATTATTGATTCAATTTTTAATAGACATCCTAAAAAGAATACCAGAGATTTTAGGTTAGCAAAAGCTCAACTGGTTAATCAAACTTTGGATGCAATAATGTCGCAGTCAATACAACAATATAACGATTCTGTTGCGACATTATTTAATCAGTTTATCAAACAAAAGAAAAGAATCACACCACTTCTTGATAGCTTAACACTAGATTATTTTGGTGGGCTTCACGTGCTTCCTGCATATATTTCTTTATCTAATATGCACCAATTGGGTCCAAGATATGATTTATTTAGGTACAACTACCCTTTGGAATATGCCTCCTTGGTTAAAAAAGAATTTGGAAATATATCCTACGTAAATGACTATCTCCTTTCCGATAATGCGATTAGCACCTTTCGTGAGAACTGGTACGGACAGAAATCTAAAGACATTTATAAATTTTATGTAGCAAATGTAAATAAAAATAATCCGCATTTTCAGAATGTTCTCAATGAATATAAGACACTAGAAGATGTGCTACAACATGGAAAGCCTTTTTATAATTTTAACTTGCCAGATACAAATGGTGTGTATCATAGTTTAAAAGAGTTAAAAGGAAAAGTCGTTATTTTGGACTTTTGGTTTACTGGTTGCGGAGCCTGTAAAACGATGGTTTCTGAACTTAAAAAGATTGAACCTTCTTTAAAGCATGAAAAAATTCAGTTTGTCTCAATTAGTGTGGATCAAAAAATACCCGTTTGGAAACGTGGAATAGGCATTTTTTCCATAAAAAGTGCATTACAGCTTTACACAGAGGGTAGGAGATATGATCATCCTATTATAAAATTCGCAAAAGTTGGTGCATATCCCACATTAATCGTTTTGGATAAACAAGGTAGGATAGTTGGGATTCCTCCTCATCCAGGAAAAGACCCAGATGGTTTCAAGGAGTACATAAAGAAGTGCTTAAAGTAG
- a CDS encoding RagB/SusD family nutrient uptake outer membrane protein has product MKKKIKLLLPLTLLFLLLSCSKEWLEEKQDIKLIIPTTLNDLSLLMNSSQFLYDGRGAMEVSCDDFDVTLEQYNSLWIDFERKLLTWTVDVFPKLGYGTTQEEWELPYVQIQACNVTLKALEKIKRTSSNIELYDRIKGSALYYRSKAFLNLAMTFCKYYDANTADTDLGIPLKINDDINEPIFRSSLKQTYQRIAEDLSLAATLLPQNAISSTHITNSGAYALLARTYLYMNDYKKAFDASQNSLNLNSYLDDYNTFDPSESYPILSKSKEVHIMIEMTTGYGTSGNSYSSIPDELYDLYDNNDLRKLLYFRKQNGKNVWRGAPIGNNLSGTATDEVFLIGAECAARLGDKVKAMEMLNTLLIKRYIKGKFLPLSASSDLDALDLILKERRKELLKRGLRFQDLKRLNKDPRYAKTLTRIVGNKVYTLPPNDKRYLFPIPQYIIDYNGIEKN; this is encoded by the coding sequence ATGAAAAAGAAAATAAAACTATTGTTGCCATTAACTCTGCTATTTCTTCTGCTTTCTTGTTCGAAAGAGTGGCTTGAGGAAAAGCAAGACATAAAACTTATTATACCTACGACACTTAATGATTTGAGTCTACTTATGAATTCGAGTCAATTTCTTTACGACGGCCGAGGTGCAATGGAAGTATCTTGTGACGATTTTGATGTAACTCTTGAACAATACAATTCGTTGTGGATAGATTTTGAACGTAAATTGCTAACATGGACAGTAGATGTGTTTCCTAAATTAGGTTATGGTACTACCCAGGAAGAGTGGGAGCTACCTTATGTCCAGATCCAAGCTTGTAATGTAACATTAAAAGCACTTGAAAAGATTAAGCGAACATCAAGCAATATTGAGTTATATGACCGAATTAAAGGCTCTGCATTGTATTACAGATCAAAAGCATTTTTAAACCTAGCAATGACTTTTTGTAAATATTATGACGCCAATACTGCTGATACGGATCTTGGCATTCCTTTAAAAATAAATGATGATATCAATGAACCAATTTTTAGGAGCAGTTTAAAGCAAACTTATCAGCGGATCGCGGAAGATCTAAGTTTGGCTGCAACATTATTACCTCAAAACGCGATTTCATCGACTCACATAACAAATTCAGGAGCATATGCATTACTTGCAAGGACATATCTATATATGAATGATTACAAAAAAGCATTTGATGCATCTCAGAATTCACTAAACCTAAATTCTTATCTTGATGATTACAATACATTTGATCCTTCAGAATCTTACCCCATTCTGTCAAAGAGTAAAGAAGTGCATATTATGATTGAAATGACAACAGGGTATGGTACTTCAGGAAATAGCTATTCCTCAATACCAGACGAATTGTATGATCTTTATGATAATAATGATCTTAGAAAACTATTATATTTTAGAAAGCAAAACGGGAAGAACGTTTGGCGTGGTGCTCCCATTGGTAATAATCTATCGGGTACTGCGACTGATGAAGTTTTTCTCATTGGAGCAGAATGTGCAGCCAGATTAGGAGATAAAGTGAAAGCGATGGAAATGCTCAATACTTTGCTTATTAAAAGATATATAAAAGGCAAATTCTTGCCGTTGTCGGCCAGTTCAGATTTAGATGCGCTTGATTTAATATTGAAAGAAAGAAGAAAAGAATTATTGAAAAGAGGACTTCGATTTCAAGATCTTAAACGTTTAAATAAAGATCCTCGTTATGCGAAAACATTGACAAGAATTGTTGGTAATAAAGTATATACGCTCCCACCCAATGACAAACGTTACCTATTTCCAATTCCCCAATATATTATCGATTATAACGGCATAGAAAAGAACTAA